One window from the genome of Ananas comosus cultivar F153 linkage group 13, ASM154086v1, whole genome shotgun sequence encodes:
- the LOC109719756 gene encoding syntaxin-32-like, translated as MHSRGGPSSCRDRTQEFRAAVESARKHFVASASAAAAAANGGISGGGGAGSKLDGSKSAASIQSEFNRRASKIGLGIHQTSQKLARLAKLAKRTSVFDDPTVEIQELTAVIKKDITALNSAVVDLQLLCNSQNESGNISKDTSSHATTVVDNLKNRLMSATKEFKEVLTMRTENLKVHENRRQLFSSSAQKESTNPFIRQRPLVPRPGSESAPPAPWANESSSSSPLFPRKKTNGDLFSSTQPLMQQQQQLAVQDTYMQSRAEALQNVESTIHELSNIFTQLATMVSQQGELAIRIDENMDDTLANVEGAQGQLLKYLNSISSNRWLMIKIFFVLMVFLMIFLFFVA; from the exons ATGCATTCGAGAGGGGGCCCGTCGTCGTGCCGGGACCGGACGCAGGAGTTCCGCGCCGCCGTAGAGAGCGCGCGGAAGCACTTCGTGGcctcggcgtcggcggcggcggcggcggcgaatgGTGGAAtcagcggcggtggcggcgccggATCGAAATTGGATGGGTCGAAGTCGGCAGCGTCGATCCAATCGGAATTCAACCGCAGGGCGTCGAAGATCGGGCTCGGGATCCACCAGACCTCGCAGAAGCTCGCGAGGCTCGCGAAAT TGGCAAAGAGGACATCGGTTTTTGATGACCCCACAGTAGAGATACAAGAATTAACAGCTGTTATCAAGAAGGATATTACTGCTTTGAATTCCGCTGTGGTAGACCTCCAACTTCTTTGCAATTCACAAAATGAAAGCGGCAACATTTCCAAGGATACCTCCAGTCATGCAACGACAGTTGTCGACAATTTGAAGAACCGCCTGATGAGCGCAACCAAGGAGTTCAAAGAAGTTTTGACCATGAGGACAGAG AACTTGAAGGTTCATGAGAATAGAAGGCAGTTGTTCTCTTCATCTGCGCAAAAGGAATCAACCAATCCTTTCATCCGACAACGTCCTCTGGTTCCCAGGCCAGGTTCCGAGTCTGCGCCGCCTGCACCCTGGGCTAATgagtcatcttcttcttctccacttttcCCAAG GAAGAAGACGAATGGTGACCTATTCTCGTCGACTCAACCCTTGatgcaacagcaacaacaattGGCGGTACAGGATACGTACATGCAGAGCCGCGCCGAGGCTCTTCAAAATGTCGAATCAACGATTCATGAGCTGAGCAACATCTTCACCCAATTGGCTACTATGGTTTCTCAGCAGGGAGAGCTTGCCATCAG GATCGACGAGAACATGGACGACACGTTGGCGAACGTCGAGGGAGCGCAGGGCCAACTTCTCAAGTACCTCAACAGCATATCCTCCAACCGGTGGCTGATGATCAAGATATTCTTCGTCTTGATGGTCTTCCTCATGATCTTCCTATTTTTCGTCGCATAA